TTTGGTGTTGACGTGGCTTACGCTTACGTATTTATGCAAAATTTGTGGGGTCCACGTCCCTAGGTATATATAGGGGCGGATCTATGCAtcattttttttagggttattagtctgtaaatacacgaactttttatattttctgaaatttaacatgacttttatttttagcccacaaatacacggacttaacattttttctgatttttgacatcgacaagaaaaaattctaatttactattaacgtgaaggctagtatatcatgtcattcactctctaatcaacataatgaatcaaattactctattcaagtgcatattcCGTAGTCCACGTCATGTATTTCGGCCTCCACCAcaacaataaatagagttttttttCAGATCGATgtcaaaaattagaaaaaatgctaagttcgtgtatttgtggactaaaaataaaagtcatgttaaatttcaaaaaatataaaaagttcgtgtatttacagactaataacccttttttttaaatgaaggTATTACTGTGTGAAAGAACGACACTTATATATGaatgataaaaaatatataatgaaaGAGGAAAGTTCGTTACCAATATAGTATTTTTAGtacttaattaatttctctcttttATAATTATACATGTACATGTTGagtaatattatgaattatttttaatttttgagaaaattgcacctaaatacacaaactttgccaaaaatccatatttaacgcgaagttagaattttacattttaatacaccatctttcgttgttgtccaaatttgacacgacttaattcttaaaaattcaaaaaacaatccctttttgtaaataattatacaaagacccacttatgttataatttgggacatttaaaccaaaacaagatatttccttatgatgttttcttttaaaccattttaggcgcggatcaaagattaaaagaaaacatcataaggataTATCttattttggtttaaatgttccaaataataacataagtgggtctttgtataattatttacaaaaaggggttgttttttgaatttttaagaattaagtcgtgtcaaatttggacaataacgaaagttggtgtattaaaatataaaatcttaacttcgcgtcaaatatggatttttggcaaagtttgtgtattttcacgcaattatcccttaattttttttaggaaattacgtaatttctttaaaatgcatcCATATTGTAGTTGTGATGGGCCGTAGTGCAAATTTCCGATGAATCACtagatttataaaataaaaataaagaatatttgGAGGCCGGGTGAGGCTCCCagctcaattttttttcttagattaatttatcaatatattaagctcaatttaaaattgGTCAAGTCCAAAATGATTTAATAATGAATATCGAAATATTTCAATatgtataaaatttaaattcagtCTACTCTATTAAGAAGTTGTGGATAGCTAGCATTCACATATAATATAAACCCGTAGATGCATACAAAAAATAACGGCATCTGAGAGCATAAATATCATTCTTCTGTGTCACTACAATTCTGAATACGTAACCGCGCGCTCCAAATGGGCATGGAATCaaggagaaaaagaaattaaaagtgaGTGAGGACGCATAAGTCATTAAATCATCTGAATATGGGGCAAGAAATGAAGGTGGAGGAAGCAAAGccattaattaataatgtgtTGCTAATCCCTACATGGGAAAAGATTTTTGGACATCAGgtatacatattatatataatatgcgTACGTTACAGTTCCGACCACAAATTAAAAATCGAGATTAATGGTAATTATAgtggaaaataaatgaatatgcATGTATATGGAGTAATATATGATGGTGAAAATCGATCGGCTAGGAGAGGGAAATTTGCTTATTTGGCATCGATAGATTCGTTTCACTTATATTCACTGCGAAGAAAATCGGCATGCATGCTGACTTTATGGTTAGAAGAGGACATTAGGTCTAAGCattgaattatttttgattGTTTTTCTgcttttcattattttcttattctGGTTATGATGGATCAAATTGATTATCCTAATTTTAGATTCAAATATCAGGTTGATAGTTAGTTTGTTTTGAGTCTGTTCTTTTTTTATGTTGTTTTCCTTGTCTTATGAATGTAGTTATTTTTGGGCTATACCTATATATGATTTTGCTCTACCTGATGTCCGTTTTTCTTTGTGGTTTTTGTTGGGCATTGTCACTTTGGGACAACGTCATGTATGAGATATTGATTGATGTTTTAATTTATAGATTATGGCCGGGGTCTGTCTAACCCTCATCTCGAATGTttgttccaaaaaaaaaaaacctgacTAGTATAGATGATGATTTAAGGGGTGcgtgttttgtgcttaaatttgTGTGGGATCGATAGATGATGATTTAAGGGGTGGGTGTTTGTGCTTAAATGTGTGTGGGGTATCACGTGAACCTCTCATCATCCCTCTTTCCTTAATTTACCACTGCAAACTGCTTTATGCCACCACAAATATCGCCATTCCGCGTGACAACAACGCCATCCTCTCTTACGTATCATACCTTAATTATTAACTCTACTTTATGAATTGAGTTGAGTGACacaacttattttatttaatttttatatattaattcaaaatgtAAGTATCATAATTAAGTAGggttattataattaatttggcTAATTAAGTAGGTAGTTGGAATGCATGTATGTATATGCCGCAGCGTCCGAGGTGGAGATACGTAAGAATGAGGTGGTAGGGCACGTGAGGCAGGCTGAATGATTTTATCGTACGCCACCTACTAATTTTTCCACATGTCATGCAACAAAGATGACTTCTCTTTCTCCCACCTCTCTCTATATATGTATCATAAGCAGTCATCCCATATTCTGCATGAACTAGCTAATTAGAGAGAGACTAATTAGAGAGCCTTCGCCGGCCAGCTACCACTCATATATGGCTCTCTTCGACATTCATCATCCCTGGGCATTCACATTCGGCATCTTAGGTATAAATAACTCATCTCATGTCGATTTTCAtacttaatttttgaatatataaaATCATGCAACATTTGGGTTGTGATTTGTTCAACTagatatatatgcatttatttattaatattttggcTGTGCAGGTAACATTATTTCAGTCTTGGTGTACCTGGCTCCAGTGTAAGTTGATAGTTGTAAGGAAGTGAGtaattgagaaaaaataaataaattaataaagtaaATATATACATGCAGGCCAACATTCATCCGGATTTACAAGGAAAAATCTACTATGGGATTCGATTCACTGCCTTATGCAGTGGCCCTCTTCTCATCGATGCTGTGGATGTATTATGCGTTGCTCAAGACAAATACTATGCTTCTCATCTCCATCAATTCATTCGGATGCCTAATTGAGACTGCCTAcatcttcatcttcctcattTATGCTTCCAACAAAGCTAGGGTAGGATCCATTcctctttatttaatttatatatatagtacatgcatatttatataattacttAATTTCAGAGTCATACTGGCAAGATCCTGGGGTTGATGAATGTGGGGCTTCTTTTTGTGATATTTGCGGTGACATTCTTCATATTCGAGGGCAACACCCGAGCTCAGGTGGTTGGATGGATTTGTGTCGCTGTTTCCGTCTGTGTTTTTGCAGCTCCCTTAAGCATTGTGGTATAATTAATACTCCTactacttttttcttttctttttctatatttatatatataatatgacaattaattaattaattaattacgcGCCAAGTTTCGAGTTGTCCGAACGCGAAGCGTGGAATTCATGCCATTTCCGTTGTCATTTTTCTTGACACTGAGCGCAGTGATGTGGTTCGGCTACGGTTTGTTCCAAAAGGATTTATGTGTGGCGGTGAGTGCTCTGctcattaattaattcctcttaattatagtaattaattaatgacaTACGTTGGTGCAGCTCCCGAATGTGATGGGATTTTTCTTGGGAATGTTACAAATGTTGGTGTATGGGATTTTCCGAAACAAGAAGCCCCTGCAAATGGAAATCAAAGACAAAGCCCCTACTGCTACTGATCAcaatctaattaacattaagGTTGTTGAGATCCCCGCCGCCGCGGCTGCTCTACCTTGCGCAATAACCGTTGCAGTCCAACCACCTCTGCCCTTACTTGTTTGCGCACCTTAATgcttaatattataatttattgtatCAACTTTATTCATATATATCAGTATTGCATCAATAATTCTTATTTACCCCGTACCACCAAGACTAATTATATACGAGTTTGAATATCATACGCAAAACTCAGTTGTATTATATACTATGTGATGATTGATGATGCCAGAGATTGGTTGCTAAATATAGACACCCACGATCATTACTTTTTTCGGCGGCGCCGTCACCACTACAAAAGGAGAGTTAGAGATGAtaattattccctccgtccatgaaaaaactTTCTAGAAGAGAgtggcacaggttttaagaaaaaatattgttgagtgtattgagagtggataaaaggtagttgagtgtattgggagtggtgaaaaggtgttataattaatattgagagttgtgaaaagtgaaaagtaagaggattataattAAGTGATGggatatagtccaaaaataggtaggaagttcttttgtggacgtcccaaaaaggaaagataagaagttctttcgtggacggagggagtattaattataacTAAATTTGTCTTCTATACAATGCAcatgtaataattttaattaaaataatgtgtgtatatatatatatatatatatatatatatatatatataattagaaaagaaatctaaataaaatttaaatatattttatacaatattCATAATTGTACTATAAAAGAATAAAGtagtatattaataaaataaaagttttaattaACACTTCataaaattaatctttaaaAACACAAGTTTGCAAAATAGGCTGACTAATtacaattattacttttaaaaaattataattgttaTTATATACTCCATTCGCTCCACGTAAATATGTCATGAGGAAAGTTGGTATGGGTGTTAAgaaaattatttgtttatttagtgAGTGGggaaatgatttaaaaaaatggaaaataaattaattaaagaaatgaCAAATTAAAAATGGTGGATCTATGAATGACAATTGTAGAAATGTTAAGGGTAATAGTTGCTAGTTAGTGGTATTATTTCAGAAAATGCTAGGACGGACGGAAATGAAAAATTGTGACTTCTTTTTATCGACGGACGGAGTAATAtataagagagaaaaaaaaatatgcttAAAATTTCTAACTTctctaaaatataaatataaatattttttaatgtacgaattttatccaacatggttacaaattcatcaaacatggttatgaattgtgaaaaataattttttgctacctttgggattcgaacccaggaccacgaattcatccaacagggttacgaatcaaccgtagatcttgatgatctaagggctgaaaatcatttatattttatacacttaagagtgtttttattctagccctcccctatatatatatatatatatatatatatatatagggagaggttca
The genomic region above belongs to Salvia miltiorrhiza cultivar Shanhuang (shh) chromosome 5, IMPLAD_Smil_shh, whole genome shotgun sequence and contains:
- the LOC131025442 gene encoding bidirectional sugar transporter N3-like: MALFDIHHPWAFTFGILGNIISVLVYLAPVPTFIRIYKEKSTMGFDSLPYAVALFSSMLWMYYALLKTNTMLLISINSFGCLIETAYIFIFLIYASNKARSHTGKILGLMNVGLLFVIFAVTFFIFEGNTRAQVVGWICVAVSVCVFAAPLSIVFRVVRTRSVEFMPFPLSFFLTLSAVMWFGYGLFQKDLCVALPNVMGFFLGMLQMLVYGIFRNKKPLQMEIKDKAPTATDHNLINIKVVEIPAAAAALPCAITVAVQPPLPLLVCAP